One Endozoicomonas gorgoniicola DNA window includes the following coding sequences:
- the trmD gene encoding tRNA (guanosine(37)-N1)-methyltransferase TrmD yields the protein MWFGVVTLFPEMFRAITEHGISGRAVKEGSVAVETWNPRDFTHDKHRTVDDRPYGGGPGMLMKIQPLRDAIHAAKQAAGTDATVIYLSPQGRPLDQAGVQELAAKKRIILVAGRYEGIDERVINNEIDEEWSIGDYVLSGGELASMTLIDAVSRFVPGTLGHKDSAQEDSFADGLLDCPHYTRPEVFEGQAVPEVLMSGNHQRIREWRLKQSLGRTWLRRPDLLEGRELTGEEKKLLAEFQREHSEASKG from the coding sequence ATGTGGTTCGGTGTGGTCACACTGTTTCCTGAAATGTTTCGCGCGATTACCGAACACGGTATTTCCGGGCGAGCCGTTAAGGAAGGCAGTGTAGCGGTAGAAACCTGGAATCCCCGGGACTTTACCCACGACAAACACCGGACTGTGGATGACCGACCTTATGGCGGTGGTCCCGGCATGTTGATGAAAATTCAACCTCTGCGTGACGCCATCCATGCAGCAAAACAAGCTGCTGGAACCGATGCCACAGTGATATACCTGTCTCCCCAGGGACGCCCGTTAGATCAGGCAGGGGTTCAGGAACTCGCCGCAAAAAAGCGGATCATTCTGGTAGCGGGGCGGTATGAAGGTATTGATGAGCGCGTAATCAACAACGAAATCGACGAGGAATGGTCGATTGGGGATTACGTATTAAGTGGTGGCGAACTCGCCTCCATGACCCTGATTGATGCAGTATCACGCTTTGTACCGGGCACCCTGGGTCATAAGGATTCCGCCCAAGAAGACTCCTTTGCGGACGGCCTTCTTGACTGCCCGCACTACACCCGTCCGGAAGTATTTGAAGGACAGGCAGTGCCGGAAGTACTGATGTCAGGCAACCACCAGCGAATTCGCGAATGGCGCCTGAAACAGTCTCTGGGCAGAACCTGGCTGCGACGCCCTGACCTGCTTGAAGGTCGTGAGCTGACCGGCGAGGAAAAGAAATTACTTGCTGAGTTCCAGCGTGAACACAGCGAAGCCAGCAAAGGGTAA
- the rplS gene encoding 50S ribosomal protein L19: protein MSKNRIIEALENEQMNKEIPAFAQGDTVVVQVKVKEGNRERLQAFEGVVIAIRKRGLNSAFTVRKISSGVGVERVFQTYSPLIDSITVKRRGDVRQAKLYYLRERSGKAARIKEKLK from the coding sequence ATGAGCAAGAACAGAATTATTGAAGCGCTCGAAAACGAGCAAATGAACAAGGAAATCCCTGCCTTCGCACAGGGTGACACCGTTGTTGTACAAGTTAAGGTAAAAGAAGGCAACCGTGAGCGTCTGCAGGCGTTTGAAGGTGTTGTTATCGCTATCCGTAAGCGTGGCCTGAACTCTGCTTTCACCGTTCGTAAAATCTCCAGCGGTGTTGGCGTTGAGCGTGTATTCCAGACTTACAGCCCACTGATCGACTCCATCACTGTTAAGCGCCGTGGTGACGTTCGTCAAGCCAAGCTGTACTACCTGCGTGAGCGTAGCGGTAAGGCTGCTCGCATCAAGGAAAAGCTCAAGTAA
- a CDS encoding C58 family peptidase, translated as MVTEVFSTVNPYTLNVRWKKGTTIPVPTTRVGLCVGMTIIWIKKSMANGALNSFDELGSVSLMGVISSAYNNLIVPRVRKQLNFLQEMSDFLLGNGLSVEYCRYGLSQFDPFMNACDISLREGFHLIYLMGNLENMGHVMGTRVQGNELDFFDSTLALYRFNDSAEFMHKVSAHIYLNYQPVLNCNWYIARVTPYPKK; from the coding sequence ATGGTTACCGAGGTTTTTTCCACTGTTAATCCCTATACGCTCAATGTCCGTTGGAAAAAAGGGACGACAATCCCCGTTCCCACTACGAGAGTAGGCCTGTGCGTGGGCATGACGATAATCTGGATAAAAAAAAGTATGGCCAATGGTGCCCTTAATTCATTTGATGAGCTGGGTTCGGTATCTTTGATGGGTGTTATATCGTCAGCGTACAATAACTTAATCGTCCCCCGTGTTAGAAAGCAGCTAAATTTCTTGCAGGAAATGAGTGATTTTCTATTGGGTAACGGATTATCCGTTGAATATTGCAGATATGGGCTAAGTCAATTCGATCCTTTCATGAATGCTTGTGACATATCGCTAAGGGAGGGGTTTCATTTAATTTACCTGATGGGTAATCTGGAAAATATGGGGCATGTTATGGGAACGCGGGTTCAGGGGAATGAGCTGGACTTTTTTGACTCCACACTTGCTTTGTACCGTTTTAACGACTCAGCTGAATTCATGCATAAGGTTTCCGCTCATATTTATCTCAATTATCAACCTGTCCTGAACTGTAACTGGTATATTGCCAGAGTGACTCCCTACCCCAAAAAATAG
- the xerD gene encoding site-specific tyrosine recombinase XerD, which yields MPELPQTNEPVTQFLQHLWLEKGLSENTRSSYQRDLRQFQEWLQEHEQKPVTEATRDSLSHYLAWRYEQRYKPASTARSLSSLRGFYRFLLREGELARDITANIELPRQGRSLPKTLTESDVETLLNAPDTDTTLGLRDRCMLELLYACGLRVSELVTLTLDQINLRQGIVRITGKGGRERLCPMGEEALTRILDYMKCARPELLNNIDSPVMFPGRRGQPMTRQTFWHRIKHHQQTAGITADVSPHVLRHAFATHLLNHGADLRVVQLLLGHSDLSTTQIYTHVARHRLETLHAEHHPRG from the coding sequence ATGCCTGAACTCCCTCAAACCAACGAACCCGTTACGCAGTTTCTCCAGCATCTCTGGCTGGAAAAAGGCCTGAGTGAGAATACCCGCTCGTCTTATCAACGTGATCTCAGGCAATTCCAGGAATGGTTACAGGAACACGAACAGAAACCGGTGACCGAAGCAACCCGTGACAGCCTCAGTCACTACCTTGCCTGGCGCTACGAGCAACGCTACAAGCCTGCCTCAACCGCCCGAAGCCTCTCGAGCCTGCGTGGTTTTTACCGGTTCCTGCTCAGGGAAGGTGAACTGGCCAGAGATATCACCGCCAATATCGAACTGCCCAGACAGGGTCGCTCACTGCCTAAAACCCTGACAGAATCCGATGTCGAAACCCTCCTGAATGCACCGGATACCGACACTACACTGGGTCTTCGTGACCGATGCATGCTGGAACTACTTTACGCCTGTGGTTTACGGGTGTCAGAACTGGTGACGCTGACGTTAGACCAGATCAACCTGCGACAGGGCATTGTTCGAATCACAGGCAAAGGTGGCAGGGAACGCTTATGCCCAATGGGAGAAGAAGCCCTGACCCGGATTCTGGACTATATGAAATGTGCCAGACCCGAACTACTCAATAACATTGACAGCCCGGTCATGTTTCCGGGTCGACGAGGCCAGCCCATGACCCGTCAGACCTTCTGGCACCGAATCAAGCACCACCAGCAGACAGCAGGCATAACAGCGGATGTATCTCCCCATGTATTACGCCATGCCTTCGCCACTCACCTGCTTAACCACGGTGCCGACCTGCGGGTGGTTCAGTTACTGCTTGGACACAGCGACCTATCCACCACCCAGATTTACACCCATGTGGCGCGACACCGACTGGAAACACTTCACGCGGAACACCACCCCCGGGGATGA
- a CDS encoding DsbC family protein yields MRHSALILLAGLIATQPLLAEEKASQKPETTAVASYDKELAGIREAIEIQLKSRDPNIPIERVERTGWSDVYMVVLTGGVVIYASKDGRMILRGDMLRLEDDGGITNLTESVRNTAVARQLNKIKPADVISFKPEGEVKGVVYAFTDVDCGYCRKLHQEVQAMNDLGIELRYLAFPRGGPNSPAYSKMVNAWCAEDRKKAISDLKTGKDIPSTAVTKKGEPQPEGSCAVLVDQQYQLGNKLGVNGTPALFLEDGRAIPGYRPAAELAKIMGITPPALPAASQ; encoded by the coding sequence ATGCGGCACAGCGCACTGATCCTTCTGGCTGGACTGATAGCCACACAGCCTCTTCTGGCAGAAGAAAAAGCCAGCCAAAAGCCTGAAACAACGGCTGTTGCCTCTTACGACAAAGAACTGGCAGGAATCCGTGAAGCGATAGAAATCCAGCTTAAGTCCCGTGACCCCAATATTCCTATCGAACGTGTTGAGCGAACCGGGTGGTCAGATGTCTACATGGTGGTTCTGACCGGAGGAGTTGTTATCTATGCCAGCAAAGACGGCCGCATGATCCTCAGAGGCGATATGCTGCGGCTGGAAGACGACGGCGGCATTACCAATTTGACAGAAAGCGTTCGTAATACCGCCGTAGCCCGGCAGCTAAACAAAATAAAGCCTGCCGATGTGATCAGCTTTAAACCCGAAGGCGAAGTTAAAGGTGTCGTTTATGCATTCACCGACGTTGACTGCGGTTATTGCCGGAAACTCCATCAGGAAGTGCAGGCAATGAATGATCTGGGCATCGAACTGCGCTATCTTGCCTTTCCAAGAGGCGGGCCGAACTCCCCGGCCTACAGCAAGATGGTCAACGCATGGTGCGCAGAAGACCGCAAAAAGGCTATTTCTGACCTTAAAACCGGCAAAGATATACCCTCCACGGCTGTTACCAAAAAAGGCGAACCACAACCGGAAGGCTCCTGCGCAGTGCTGGTTGATCAGCAGTATCAACTGGGAAACAAGCTGGGTGTCAATGGCACACCTGCCCTGTTCCTGGAAGATGGTCGGGCCATTCCGGGCTACCGCCCTGCAGCCGAACTGGCAAAAATTATGGGCATTACCCCACCCGCTCTCCCCGCTGCTTCTCAATGA
- a CDS encoding homoserine dehydrogenase yields the protein MKPVKVGICGLGTVGSGTFNVLTRNTESITARTGRPIIIEQVGTRRGNPACDTSRTSVTTDIFDVARNPDIDIVVELIGGYDVAKDLIMTAISNGKHVVTANKALIAEHGNEIFHAALENNVIVAYEAAVAGGIPVIKTLREGLAANDVNWLAGIINGTGNFILTEMGDKNRPFEEVLKEAQELGYAEADPTFDVEGIDACHKLTIMASIAFGMPLQFNKAFTEGISQVTPGDIQYAEELGYRIKHLGISKKTTKGVELRVHPALIPADRPMANINGVLNSVVINADAIGETMLVGPGAGAEPTASSVVADIIDIARNLETPPSMPFPLGYSADAMQPLEVLPADEIDCAYYLRIHVNDHPGVITALSSVLGKNNINISAMTQKAAREHDMHADVVILTEIVKESVMKQALTKIEALEDVQAPVAHIRVEALC from the coding sequence TTGAAACCGGTTAAGGTAGGAATATGCGGTCTGGGTACCGTCGGTAGCGGTACCTTCAATGTATTAACCCGTAACACTGAAAGCATTACTGCCCGAACTGGCAGACCCATCATTATTGAGCAGGTAGGAACCCGTCGCGGCAACCCGGCTTGCGACACCAGCCGTACATCCGTTACCACCGATATCTTTGATGTTGCGCGCAATCCTGACATTGATATCGTTGTCGAACTGATTGGCGGTTACGACGTTGCCAAAGACCTGATCATGACAGCCATCAGCAACGGCAAACACGTTGTGACCGCAAACAAAGCCCTGATCGCTGAGCACGGTAATGAGATTTTTCACGCTGCCCTGGAAAACAATGTCATTGTCGCTTATGAAGCCGCTGTGGCCGGGGGAATTCCGGTTATCAAAACCCTGCGTGAAGGCCTGGCAGCCAATGATGTCAACTGGCTGGCCGGAATTATCAATGGTACTGGTAACTTTATCCTGACCGAAATGGGCGACAAAAACCGTCCGTTCGAAGAGGTGCTGAAAGAAGCCCAGGAGCTGGGTTATGCCGAAGCCGACCCAACCTTTGACGTGGAAGGCATTGATGCCTGCCACAAACTGACCATTATGGCTTCCATCGCTTTCGGTATGCCACTGCAGTTTAACAAAGCATTTACAGAAGGCATCAGCCAGGTGACGCCAGGCGATATCCAATACGCTGAAGAACTGGGTTACCGAATCAAGCATCTGGGCATTTCCAAAAAAACAACTAAAGGCGTTGAGCTTCGGGTACATCCGGCGCTGATCCCCGCTGATCGGCCGATGGCCAATATCAATGGTGTACTCAATTCCGTTGTGATCAATGCCGATGCCATTGGTGAAACCATGCTGGTAGGCCCCGGAGCAGGCGCAGAGCCTACTGCCTCTTCCGTTGTGGCTGATATTATCGACATCGCCCGCAACCTGGAAACACCTCCGTCAATGCCTTTCCCACTTGGCTACAGTGCGGACGCCATGCAACCATTGGAAGTGCTGCCTGCCGATGAGATCGACTGCGCCTACTACCTGCGTATTCATGTAAACGACCACCCCGGTGTGATCACGGCACTGAGTTCTGTGCTGGGCAAAAACAACATCAACATTTCTGCAATGACCCAGAAAGCCGCCCGTGAACACGACATGCATGCCGATGTGGTGATTCTCACAGAAATCGTCAAGGAGTCGGTTATGAAGCAGGCTCTGACAAAAATTGAAGCCCTGGAAGATGTGCAGGCTCCGGTTGCCCATATTCGTGTCGAAGCGCTTTGCTGA
- the thrC gene encoding threonine synthase: MKYITTRSSTSEMKGKTKGFQDVLLAGLASDGGLYVPAELPQFSKEDIRQLRGLPYNELAYTIIKPFVGSEIDDTTLKQLIDDSYSTIDTFSHNAVAPLHQIGSNEWIMELFHGPTLAFKDFALQLLGRLLNHVLTERGEKAIVLGATSGDTGSAAIEGCRHSDALDIFILHPYQRVSEVQRRQMTSVLADNVNNIAIKGNFDDCQAMVKQSFADQSFLPDNTRLVAVNSINWARIMAQVVYYFHAALLLGAPDREIAFSVPTGNFGDIFAGYIARGMGLPVSKLIVATNQNDILHRFFKDNDYRKQQLEHTLSPSMDIMVSSNFERLLFDMLGRDGNRLAQLMETFQTTGKLQAPEADWLEIKALFESCRTDDSDTCSTIAQLHEETNYLADPHTATGVRALQELNLAPRTPKVVLATAHPVKFPDAVEKAGLQSPSLPPHMSDLLQREERYTVLENNLSELQAFIRQQTRHR, translated from the coding sequence ATGAAATATATTACAACCCGATCCAGCACTAGCGAGATGAAGGGTAAGACAAAAGGATTTCAGGACGTACTGCTGGCAGGTCTTGCCAGCGATGGCGGGCTTTATGTACCCGCAGAACTGCCGCAGTTCTCAAAAGAAGACATTCGTCAACTAAGAGGCTTGCCTTATAACGAGCTGGCATACACGATCATCAAGCCTTTTGTTGGTAGCGAAATTGATGACACCACGCTGAAACAGCTGATTGACGACAGTTACAGCACAATAGATACCTTCAGCCATAATGCTGTTGCCCCTCTGCACCAGATTGGCAGCAACGAATGGATTATGGAGCTGTTTCACGGTCCAACACTGGCGTTCAAGGACTTTGCCCTGCAACTGCTTGGGCGGCTGCTGAACCATGTGCTGACAGAGCGTGGCGAAAAAGCCATTGTACTGGGAGCCACCTCTGGCGACACCGGGTCGGCAGCCATTGAAGGCTGCCGCCATAGCGATGCACTGGATATTTTTATCCTGCACCCTTATCAGCGGGTTTCAGAAGTCCAGCGTCGTCAGATGACCAGTGTACTGGCTGACAACGTCAACAACATTGCCATCAAAGGTAATTTTGATGACTGTCAGGCAATGGTGAAACAATCCTTTGCCGACCAGTCCTTCCTGCCGGACAATACACGACTGGTAGCCGTTAACTCTATTAACTGGGCGCGCATCATGGCGCAGGTAGTGTATTACTTCCATGCTGCACTGCTGCTGGGCGCCCCGGATCGTGAAATCGCCTTCTCGGTTCCTACCGGCAACTTTGGCGATATCTTTGCCGGTTACATTGCCCGGGGTATGGGCCTTCCGGTTAGCAAGCTGATCGTCGCCACCAATCAGAACGACATTCTGCACCGCTTCTTCAAAGATAACGACTACCGTAAGCAGCAACTGGAACACACCCTGTCACCCAGTATGGATATCATGGTGTCCAGCAATTTTGAGCGCCTGCTGTTTGACATGCTGGGTCGGGATGGAAACCGGCTGGCACAGCTGATGGAAACCTTCCAGACTACCGGGAAACTGCAGGCTCCTGAAGCAGACTGGCTGGAAATCAAAGCGCTGTTTGAAAGCTGTCGTACTGACGACTCTGACACCTGCTCAACCATTGCACAACTGCACGAGGAAACCAACTACCTTGCCGACCCTCACACCGCCACCGGTGTACGGGCATTGCAGGAGTTGAACCTTGCCCCCCGGACGCCAAAGGTCGTTCTGGCGACAGCCCATCCGGTAAAATTTCCGGACGCTGTGGAAAAAGCAGGTCTGCAATCACCTTCCCTGCCTCCTCACATGAGCGACCTGCTCCAGCGCGAAGAGCGTTATACCGTACTTGAGAACAACCTGTCAGAGCTGCAGGCTTTTATCAGGCAACAAACCCGGCATCGCTAA
- a CDS encoding valine--tRNA ligase — MEKTFNPHAIERTWYQTWEEKGYFAPSGEGKPYTIMIPPPNVTGSLHMGHAFQDSIMDALTRYQRMKGSNTLWQVGTDHAGIATQMVVERKIQAEEGKTRHDYGREAFMDKVWEWKEESGGTITRQLRRLGASVDWDNERFTMDPGFYKAVQEVFVRLYEDDLLYRGKRLVNWDPKLHTAISDLEVENKDVKGHMWHLRYPLADGEKTAEGKDYIVVATTRPETMLGDTGVAVNPEDERYKALIGKDILLPLVNRRIPIVADEHADMEKGTGCVKITPAHDFNDNEVGKRCNLPMINIMTLNGDIRDAAETFNTDGTTNDSIDTFIPEKYHGMERFAARKAIVADMDDLGLLEEIKDHDLVVPYGDRSGVVIEPMLTDQWFVRAAPLAEPAIEAVEDGRIQFVPKQYENMYFAWMRDIQDWCVSRQLWWGHRIPAWYDNEGNVFVGRNEDEVRQKHNIAADIELKQDNDVLDTWFSSALWTFGTLGWPEITDRLKTFHPTDVLVTGFDIIFFWVARMIMMTMHFMKDEDGNPHVPFKHVYVTGLIRDENGDKMSKSKGNVLDPLDMIDGIDLESLVEKRCGNMMQPQLAKKIEKRTRKTFADGISAHGTDALRYTLFSLASTGRDINWDMKRLEGYRNFCNKIWNAASYVQMNTKGEDCGQTSGEVELTLADRWIISKLQRLEAQIEKNLADFRLDHASQNLYDFIWNEYCAWYLELSKPVLWNEDAPEAQKRGTRRTLVRVLETLMRLAHPFMPFITEEIWQNIKAEAGVEGDTLMLKSYPECDDSLIDEKAEQDIEWLKDFIVGIRNIRAELNIGPSKPLNVILRNTSADDESRLEENHTFLQAMAKLDDIRLLAKGEAAPMSTTALVGSMEVLVPMAGLIDKDAEIARLSKAIGKLAKEVARFEGKLNNEKFIGKAPAAVVEKEKAKLADAVDAKSKLEEQMEAIKAL, encoded by the coding sequence ATGGAAAAAACGTTCAATCCGCACGCTATCGAGCGCACCTGGTATCAAACCTGGGAGGAAAAAGGTTATTTCGCTCCCTCCGGTGAAGGCAAGCCTTACACCATCATGATTCCCCCGCCGAACGTGACCGGTAGCCTCCACATGGGGCATGCGTTCCAGGACTCCATCATGGATGCCCTGACCCGTTATCAGCGCATGAAAGGCAGTAACACCTTGTGGCAAGTGGGTACTGACCACGCTGGTATTGCCACGCAGATGGTTGTTGAGCGCAAAATCCAGGCTGAAGAAGGCAAAACCCGCCACGACTACGGCCGTGAAGCCTTTATGGACAAAGTCTGGGAGTGGAAAGAAGAGTCCGGCGGCACCATTACCCGCCAGCTGCGCCGTCTGGGCGCGTCCGTAGACTGGGACAACGAACGCTTTACTATGGACCCGGGCTTTTATAAAGCGGTTCAGGAAGTATTTGTACGATTGTACGAAGATGATCTGCTATACCGTGGCAAGCGTCTGGTTAACTGGGACCCAAAACTGCATACCGCCATTTCCGACCTGGAAGTGGAAAACAAAGACGTTAAAGGCCACATGTGGCATCTGCGCTACCCACTGGCCGATGGTGAGAAAACCGCAGAAGGTAAAGACTACATTGTTGTTGCCACCACCCGCCCGGAAACCATGCTGGGCGATACCGGTGTTGCCGTTAACCCGGAAGACGAACGCTACAAGGCACTGATTGGCAAAGATATCCTCCTGCCACTGGTGAACCGCCGCATTCCCATCGTTGCCGACGAACACGCTGACATGGAAAAAGGCACCGGCTGTGTAAAAATCACTCCGGCCCATGATTTCAACGATAACGAAGTCGGCAAGCGCTGCAACCTGCCCATGATCAACATCATGACCCTGAACGGTGACATCCGGGACGCGGCAGAAACCTTCAATACCGACGGCACCACAAACGACAGCATCGATACATTCATTCCTGAAAAGTATCACGGCATGGAGCGTTTCGCTGCCCGTAAAGCCATCGTGGCCGATATGGACGACCTGGGTCTGCTGGAAGAGATCAAGGATCACGACCTGGTCGTACCTTACGGAGACCGTTCCGGCGTGGTCATTGAGCCAATGCTGACCGACCAGTGGTTCGTGCGCGCCGCCCCCCTGGCAGAACCTGCCATTGAAGCGGTAGAAGACGGGCGTATCCAGTTTGTACCAAAACAGTATGAAAATATGTACTTCGCCTGGATGCGTGACATTCAGGACTGGTGTGTTTCCCGCCAGCTGTGGTGGGGTCACCGCATTCCAGCCTGGTACGACAACGAGGGTAACGTATTCGTTGGCCGTAACGAGGACGAAGTTCGCCAAAAGCACAACATTGCCGCTGACATCGAACTGAAGCAGGACAACGACGTTCTCGACACCTGGTTCTCCTCTGCCCTGTGGACCTTTGGCACCCTGGGCTGGCCGGAAATCACTGACCGTCTTAAAACCTTCCACCCGACCGATGTACTGGTCACCGGTTTCGACATTATCTTCTTCTGGGTAGCACGCATGATCATGATGACCATGCACTTTATGAAAGATGAAGATGGCAACCCTCATGTACCTTTCAAGCATGTTTACGTCACCGGCCTGATCCGTGACGAGAACGGCGACAAAATGTCCAAGTCCAAGGGTAATGTTCTGGACCCACTGGATATGATCGACGGTATTGATCTGGAAAGCCTGGTTGAAAAACGCTGCGGCAATATGATGCAGCCACAACTGGCGAAAAAGATTGAAAAGCGCACCCGCAAGACCTTTGCAGACGGCATTTCTGCACACGGCACCGACGCCCTGCGTTACACCCTGTTCTCACTGGCATCCACCGGCCGTGATATCAACTGGGATATGAAGCGTCTGGAAGGTTACCGCAATTTCTGTAATAAGATCTGGAACGCTGCCAGCTACGTGCAGATGAACACCAAAGGCGAAGACTGTGGTCAAACAAGTGGCGAAGTAGAACTGACCCTGGCTGACCGCTGGATCATCTCCAAACTGCAACGGCTGGAAGCCCAGATCGAAAAGAATCTGGCAGACTTCCGTCTGGATCACGCTTCTCAGAATCTGTACGACTTCATCTGGAACGAGTACTGTGCATGGTATCTGGAGCTGTCCAAGCCTGTATTATGGAATGAGGATGCACCAGAAGCCCAGAAGCGTGGCACTCGTCGTACACTGGTTCGTGTTCTGGAAACCCTGATGCGTCTGGCTCATCCGTTTATGCCATTTATCACCGAAGAAATCTGGCAGAACATCAAGGCAGAAGCGGGCGTTGAAGGCGACACCCTGATGCTGAAGTCTTACCCCGAGTGTGACGACAGCCTGATCGACGAAAAAGCCGAGCAGGACATTGAGTGGCTGAAAGACTTTATTGTCGGTATCCGCAACATCCGTGCTGAACTGAACATTGGCCCAAGCAAGCCACTGAACGTCATCCTGCGTAACACGTCTGCTGACGACGAAAGTCGTCTGGAAGAGAACCACACCTTCCTGCAGGCAATGGCCAAATTGGACGACATTCGTCTTCTGGCTAAGGGTGAAGCAGCACCTATGTCCACGACTGCCCTGGTTGGCTCCATGGAAGTGCTGGTTCCCATGGCTGGCCTGATTGACAAGGACGCTGAAATTGCCCGCCTGAGCAAGGCAATTGGCAAGCTGGCTAAAGAAGTTGCCCGCTTTGAAGGCAAGCTGAATAACGAGAAGTTTATCGGCAAGGCACCGGCTGCAGTGGTTGAGAAAGAGAAAGCCAAACTGGCTGACGCTGTTGATGCCAAATCCAAGCTGGAAGAGCAAATGGAAGCGATTAAAGCGCTGTAA